One region of Salvia miltiorrhiza cultivar Shanhuang (shh) unplaced genomic scaffold, IMPLAD_Smil_shh original_scaffold_455, whole genome shotgun sequence genomic DNA includes:
- the LOC131004726 gene encoding serine carboxypeptidase 1-like: MKVVCVVLVCFVCVTVLAGGSTNPLNELLKAGRTKASIDHVDTLRNYAPVYVGIQHGLRDADKISSLPGQPQVNFSQYSGYVTIDPVAGRALFYYFTQSEHPSDKPLVLWLNGGPGCSSLGSGAMTELGPFRVNPDGKTMWHNENAWNKGANVIFLESPAGVGFSYSNRSSDYLTGDEQTAADTYTFLLNWLERFPDYKNRDFYITGESYAGHYVPQLAALILKNNNQTPINLKGIAIGNAYIDDGDNSRGMYEFYWTHALISDEIHRGIAENCNFSSAVTNICRNYTNQADESIGNVFAYDIYAPLCSSSSSLYTSISSQDNPRVSDYDPCSDDYVYAYLNRADVQKALHANSTGNIPGPWNSCSDVVQYDAKDIKATVIPTIIGLMGSGIRVWLFSGDTDSVVAVTATRYSLDKIGAAVKTPWYPWFSQGQVGGYAVEYENITFVTVRGAGHFVPSYQPHRALTLFSSFIEGKLPPNHI, translated from the exons ATGAAGGTAGTATGTGTTGTGCTTGTTTGTTTTGTATGTGTAACAGTTTTAGCTGGAGGATCAACTAATCCTCTTAACGAACTCCTCAAGGCGGGAAGGACAAAAGCGTCAATTGACCATGTCGACACGCTCCGAAATTATGCACCCGTTTATGTCGGAATTCAACATGGATTAAGGGATGCTGATAAGATCTCTAGCTTACCAGGGCAACCTCAAGTTAATTTTTCTCAGTATTCAGGATATGTGACCATTGATCCCGTCGCCGGTCGAGCATTGTTCTATTATTTTACCCAATCGGAACACCCTTCCGACAAGCCGTTGGTGCTCTGGCTAAATGGAG GGCCTGGATGCTCGTCATTGGGATCGGGAGCAATGACCGAACTCGGACCCTTTCGGGTCAACCCAGACGGGAAAACTATGTGGCACAATGAAAATGCCTGGAACAAAg GAGCGAATGTGATATTCTTGGAATCTCCGGCGGGAGTGGGATTTTCCTACTCGAACAGGTCGTCGGACTATCTCACCGGAGACGAACAAACTGCGGCCGACACCTACACCTTTCTCCTCAACTGGTTGGAAAGGTTTCCCGACTATAAAAACAGAGACTTCTACATAACCGGAGAGAGTTACGCAGGTCATTACGTCCCTCAACTCGCGGCGCTCATCCTTAAAAACAACAACCAAACACCCATCAACTTGAAAGGGATAGCT ATTGGAAATGCGTACATCGACGACGGCGACAATTCGCGGGGAATGTACGAGTTTTATTGGACGCATGCATTGATATCAGATGAAATACATCGAGGAATTGCAGAGAACTGCAATTTCTCATCCGCTGTAACAAATATATGTCGAAATTACACTAATCAGGCAGATGAGTCCATCGGCAACGTCTTCGCTTACGACATCTACGCTCCCTTATGCTCCTCCTCTTCATCTCTATATACTAGTATTTCTTCACAAGATAATCCTAGg GTATCAGATTATGACCCATGCTCGGATGATTACGTGTACGCGTATTTAAACAGAGCAGACGTGCAAAAGGCTCTTCACGCCAATTCCACTGGGAACATTCCTGGACCTTGGAACTCCTGCAG CGACGTTGTGCAATACGATGCCAAGGACATCAAGGCAACTGTGATACCTACCATTATAGGGTTGATGGGCAGTGGAATTCGGGTGTGGCTCTTTAG TGGAGATACAGACAGTGTGGTGGCAGTAACAGCGACGAGATACTCATTGGACAAAATTGGAGCAGCTGTAAAGACTCCTTGGTATCCTTGGTTCTCCCAAGGCCAG GTTGGAGGTTATGCGGTGGAGTATGAAAACATTACGTTTGTGACGGTGAGAGGAGCTGGCCATTTCGTTCCCAGCTATCAACCTCACCGCGCCCTTACCTTGTTTTCATCTTTCATAGAGGGGAAGCTTCCCCCTAATCACatctaa
- the LOC131004768 gene encoding uncharacterized protein LOC131004768, giving the protein MRGAILLLCLLCIAAYAQCYGGRGYDPLRVLQRSRSRSRKSVGDEHVLKSSEEYSPVYIASQDGLKEADMIVALPGQPAVGFSQYSGYVTVDPTAGRALFYYFAQAQDASTKPLVLWLNGGPGCSSLGAGAMTELGPFRVNPDGKTLWHNQYAWNNVANVMFLESPAGVGFSYSNRSSDYVTGDKQTAADAYTFLVNWLERFPEYKSRDLYITGESYAGHYVPQLADLVLQNNIITNQTVINLKGIAIGNAYIDYTDRWSGTYDHFWSSALISDETHQGILENCNFSSDMSVTEVCEDYQDKAFEESGNIDIYDVYAALCDSNSTAYQISTYDPCSSVYATAYLNTPQVQKALHANTTGLPVPWQGCNDPIRYHWQDEPLTVLPVIKKLMASGIRVWIYSGDTDGIIPVTSTRYSLPKLGSPVKTPWYPWDFQGEVGGYVVGYENVTFVTIRGAGHFVPSYQPQRALAFFSNFIEGKLPPPQKNYAKRHGLSMTEGLHLDECHMFAYSSFTKQSLKMKGALIFLLSVLCLSASVQCYGGGNRDPLGELLKARRTKKRSSETILVEEASSEYSPVYMAPQDGLKEDDKIVGLPGQPEVSFPQYSGYVTVDPSAGRALFYWFTEAEDSSTKPLVLWLNGGPGCSSIGNGAMTELGPFRVNADGKTLWYNDNAWNTVANVLFLESPAGVGFSYSNTTSDYVTGDTKTAADSYTFLVNWLERFPEYKTRDFYITGESYAGHYVPQLAQLILKNNKITNQTVINLKGIAIGNAYIDYLDEINGSYDFFWTHALISDESHDGIVKYCNFSSPTPSDKCDEALDQADGEVGDIYVYDIYAPNCDSNSTAPSLSSFDPCSGKYVFAYLNTPEVQQALHANISGALPGPWSACSDLIEWTDEVDSVLPVIKELMASGISVWIYSGDTDGRVPVTTTRYSMAKLGAPVKTPWYPWYYQGEVGGYAVGYENVTFVTIRGAGHFVPSYQPERAITFFSSFLEGKLPPAA; this is encoded by the exons ATGAGAGGTGCAATTCTCCTCCTGTGTCTCTTGTGCATTGCAGCCTATGCACAATGCTACGGTGGGAGAGGGTACGATCCTCTCCGAGTGCTGCAAAGGTCGCGAAGCAGATCAAGAAAATCAGTCGGTGATGAACACGTCTTAAAATCAAGTGAAGAATACTCACCAGTTTACATAGCATCTCAGGATGGCCTCAAGGAAGCCGACATGATTGTGGCGCTGCCCGGCCAACCAGCTGTCGGATTCTCACAGTATTCCGGCTATGTCACTGTCGACCCCACTGCTGGCCGCGCCCTCTTCTACTATTTCGCCCAAGCTCAGGACGCCTCCACCAAGCCCCTCGTGCTCTGGCTCAATGGAG GGCCTGGCTGCTCCTCATTAGGGGCAGGTGCAATGACAGAACTCGGCCCATTTCGCGTGAATCCCGATGGGAAAACCTTGTGGCACAACCAGTATGCTTGGAACAACG TGGCGAATGTGATGTTCTTGGAGTCTCCCGCCGGCGTGGGATTCTCGTACTCGAACAGATCATCGGACTACGTGACGGGCGACAAACAGACGGCGGCGGATGCCTACACCTTTCTAGTGAACTGGCTGGAGAGATTCCCGGAATACAAGAGCAGAGATTTGTACATAACCGGAGAGAGCTACGCCGGCCACTACGTGCCTCAGCTCGCCGACTTAGTCCTCCAAAACAACATCATCACAAACCAAACCGTCATAAACTTGAAAGGCATTGCT aTTGGGAACGCGTACATCGACTACACGGATAGGTGGAGTGGCACGTACGACCATTTCTGGAGCAGTGCGCTGATATCTGATGAGACGCACCAAGGGATTTTGGAGAACTGCAACTTCAGCTCGGATATGAGCGTGACGGAGGTGTGCGAGGACTACCAAGACAAGGCGTTTGAGGAGAGTGGAAACATCGATATCTACGACGTCTATGCGGCCTTGTGTGACTCCAATTCTACTGCGTATCAGATATCTACTTATGATCCATGTTCGAGTGTGTATGCAACCGCTTACTTGAACACACCGCAAGTGCAGAAGGCTCTCCATGCTAACACCACTGGCCTTCCAGTGCCATGGCAGGGTTGCAA TGATCCGATACGCTATCATTGGCAAGATGAACCTCTTACCGTTCTACCTGTGATCAAGAAGCTGATGGCGAGTGGCATACGCGTCTGGATCTACAG TGGAGATACAGATGGTATAATTCCAGTAACATCGACGAGATACTCATTGCCCAAATTGGGGTCACCAGTTAAGACTCCATGGTACCCATGGGATTTTCAAGGCGAG GTGGGAGGTTACGTGGTTGGATATGAGAATGTGACGTTCGTCACCATAAGAGGAGCCGGCCATTTCGTGCCAAGTTATCAGCCCCAACGAGCTCTTGCTTTCTTCTCCAACTTCATTGAGGGGAAACTGCCTCCACCTCAGAAAAACTA TGCGAAAAGGCATGGGTTGAGCATGACCGAAG GTCTGCACTTAGATGAG TGTCACATGTTTGCATATTCATCATTCACTAAACAAAGCTTGAAAATGAAAGGTGCACTCATCTTTCTCCTCTCTGTTCTCTGCCTCTCTGCCTCCGTGCAATGCTACGGTGGTGGAAACCGCGATCCTCTCGGGGAGCTGCTGAAGGCCCGCAGGACGAAGAAGAGGTCATCAGAAACAATTCTAGTGGAGGAGGCTTCGAGTGAGTACTCACCGGTGTACATGGCGCCTCAAGACGGCCTGAAAGAGGACGACAAGATTGTGGGGTTGCCGGGGCAGCCGGAGGTCAGCTTCCCTCAGTATTCAGGATACGTGACCGTTGATCCTAGCGCTGGACGCGCACTCTTCTATTGGTTCACCGAGGCTGAGGACTCCTCCACCAAGCCACTAGTGCTGTGGCTCAATGGAG GACCGGGGTGTTCCTCGATAGGAAATGGTGCAATGACGGAGCTCGGGCCGTTCCGTGTGAACGCAGATGGGAAGACGTTGTGGTACAATGACAATGCTTGGAATACCG TGGCTAATGTCCTGTTCTTGGAGTCTCCTGCTGGTGTTGGATTTTCCTACTCAAATACGACGTCGGACTACGTGACTGGAGACACCAAGACTGCAGCGGATTCCTACACTTTCCTAGTCAACTGGCTCGAGAGGTTTCCGGAATACAAAACTCGTGATTTCTACATCACGGGAGAGAGCTACGCCGGTCACTACGTGCCCCAGCTTGCTCAGTTGATCCtcaaaaacaacaaaatcaCCAATCAAACCGTCATTAACTTGAAAGGAATTGCA ATTGGGAATGCATACATTGATTATCTGGACGAAATAAATGGGTCGTACGACTTCTTCTGGACACACGCATTGATTTCTGATGAGAGTCACGATGGAATCGTGAAATACTGCAACTTCTCGTCTCCAACACCATCAGACAAATGCGATGAAGCTTTGGATCAAGCAGATGGTGAAGTAGGCGATATATACGTTTATGACATTTACGCGCCAAATTGTGATTCAAACTCTACTGCTCCATCG CTGTCTTCATTCGATCCATGCTCAGGCAAATATGTTTTCGCCTACTTGAACACGCCGGAGGTGCAGCAAGCACTTCACGCCAACATCAGTGGAGCTCTCCCGGGCCCCTGGTCAGCTTGCAG TGATCTGATAGAGTGGACTGACGAGGTGGACTCAGTTTTACCTGTGATCAAGGAGCTCATGGCCAGTGGCATCAGCGTCTGGATCTACAG TGGCGACACAGATGGAAGGGTGCCGGTCACAACAACAAGGTACTCCATGGCCAAGCTTGGCGCGCCCGTTAAAACTCCATGGTACCCCTGGTATTATCAAGGCGAG GTTGGAGGATACGCAGTGGGATACGAGAACGTGACATTCGTGACCATAAGAGGAGCTGGACATTTCGTCCCCAGCTATCAACCTGAGAGAGCCATCACCTTCTTCTCATCCTTCTTGGAAGGAAAGCTGCCTCCCGCCGCCTAA